The following are encoded in a window of Osmia bicornis bicornis chromosome 15, iOsmBic2.1, whole genome shotgun sequence genomic DNA:
- the LOC114872951 gene encoding homeobox protein Nkx-2.4, with protein MSGGSSGNNAGNQGNGNATSYHQHQQQQQQQQQQQQQQQQQQQQQTQLEQASLLTDLNGIDLAMSLSPKQHSSHVQSAGGAHTTPFSVTDILSPIDNESFRKLEQVIGVGVVTHSQVSPYGNACGARVGGNTGSSSASSGSPPLHGGSTPGGGTPGPVSGPNDATGGGSSAAGAGAGMTAMGNPYATMQLTSQYQYCAAELSYHHAGPGVAAGATATDPMRSHHPWYAPAPPATNDPRFAISRLMGAAAAGAGTNMAGCSVGQSMGDVTKSSGMGVGVGVGVGVGMGVGAMQFPHLPQRRKRRVLFTQQQVHELERRFKQQKYLSAPEREHLAALINLTPTQVKIWFQNHRYKCKRQAKEKAMAEHNAQNQSASSPRRVAVPVLVKDGKPCGSGGGGGNEGSRGGPSAALASPAPHMTAASSPHGSHHAASSVSHHSVVGVSHVMTSSQSLQHCSYSRTGAQQSMQQQQQPQCGAYLPFQGRAW; from the exons ATGAGCGGTGGCAGCAGCGGGAACAACGCCGGCAACCAGGGGAACGGCAATGCCACCAGTTATCACCAGCatcagcaacaacaacagcaacagcagcaacaacaacaacaacaacaacagcagcagcagcaacagacACAGCTGGAGCAAGCTAGCTTGCTGACAGATCTGAACGGTATTGACCTGGCTATGAGCTTATCGCCTAAACAGCATTCATCCCACGTTCAATCCGCTGGTGGCGCTCATACAACTCCGTTCAGCGTCACAGATATCCTGTCCCCCATCGATAACGAGTCGTTCAGGAAGCTGGAGCAGGTGATCGGCGTCGGCGTGGTCACGCATTCTCAGGTCTCTCCTTACGGTAACGCGTGTGGCGCCCGTGTCGGTGGCAATACCGGTAGCTCGAGCGCAAGCAGCGGCAGTCCACCGCTTCACGGAGGTTCGACGCCCGGTGGCGGCACTCCTGGACCGGTTTCCGGTCCGAACGACGCTACCGGAGGAGGCAGCAGTGCTGCCGGTGCCGGTGCAGGCATGACTGCAATGGGGAATCCTTACGCTACCATGCAACTCACCTCGCAATATCAATATTGCGCAGCTGAGTTGTCCTATCATCACGCGGGTCCAGGGGTTGCCGCAGGTGCAACCGCAACTGACCCGATGAGGTCCCATCATCCTTGGTACGCTCCGGCTCCACCGGCTACCAACGATCCGCGATTTGCCA TCTCGCGGCTGATGGGCGCCGCGGCGGCAGGCGCCGGGACCAACATGGCCGGCTGCTCTGTGGGCCAGTCAATGGGCGACGTGACGAAGTCGTCGGGCATGGGAGTGGGCGTCGGCGTCGGCGTCGGTGTCGGCATGGGCGTCGGCGCGATGCAATTCCCCCACCTTCCACAGAGACGAAAGCGTCGCGTTCTGTTCACTCAGCAGCAGGTTCACGAGCTCGAGAGGCGGTTCAAGCAGCAGAAATACCTGAGCGCGCCCGAACGAGAACACCTAGCCGCCCTAATTAACCTTACGCCCACTCAG GTGAAAATCTGGTTTCAAAATCACCGATACAAGTGCAAGAGGCAAGCAAAGGAGAAAGCGATGGCCGAACACAACGCTCAGAATCAG AGCGCCAGTTCGCCACGACGGGTTGCCGTACCGGTGTTGGTGAAGGACGGTAAACCGTGCGGAAGCGGCGGTGGTGGCGGAAACGAGGGTAGTCGCGGTGGACCAAGCGCGGCCTTGGCGAGTCCAGCCCCTCACATGACAGCGGCGTCGAGTCCTCACGGTTCCCACCACGCCGCCTCCTCCGTCTCTCATCACTCGGTGGTCGGTGTCAGCCACGTGATGACGTCCAGTCAAAGTCTTCAGCATTGCTCGTACTCGAGGACGGGAGCTCAACAGAGCatgcagcagcaacagcaaccgCAATGCGGCGCGTACCTGCCGTTCCAAGGCCGGGCTTGGTAG